From one Humulus lupulus chromosome 8, drHumLupu1.1, whole genome shotgun sequence genomic stretch:
- the LOC133797543 gene encoding arabinogalactan protein 41-like: MAASGLCSTALVGVLAFFALAFAIAHAESSAPAPAPTSDGTSIDQGIAYVLMLLALVLTYLIHPLDAYSSYF; this comes from the exons ATGGCAGCTTCTGGTCTTTGCTCCACGGCCTTGGTCGGCGTTTTGGCCTTCTTCGCTCTCGCTTTCGCCATTGCTCACGCCGAGTCCTCGGCTCCGGCTCCTGCTCCTACCAGTGATG GGACCTCGATTGACCAAGGAATTGCATATGTGCTGATGCTTCTGGCGTTGGTGCTTACATATCTCATCCACCCCTTGGACGCTTATTCTTCCTACTTCTAG
- the LOC133797542 gene encoding mitochondrial carrier protein MTM1-like, which yields MVGSRQGIPSWLTAAAATRVDFEGGAETMFKDGRKQPSSAAVELSDANLGFGERALSAAGAAVLSAILVNPLDIAKTRLQAQAAGVPYQGLCGSTCFETATVFPAPKYSTSCEPVCPPECGQYKGTLDVLYKIIRQEGFTRLWRGTNASLALAIPTVGIYLPCYDVFRNYMEGFTTQHSPSLTPYVPLVAGSVARSLACVTCYPVELARTRMQAFKESEAGVKPAGVWKTLHEVVNPAKSTSSLQNPVQRYRVLWTGLGAQLARDVPFSAICWSTLEPIRKRLLGLMGDEASVASVLGANFSAGFVAGSLAAAATCPLDVARTRRQIENDPSRVLKMTTRKTLVEIWRDGGMKGLFTGVGPRVGRAGPSVGIVVSCYEVVKYTINQRRLKSNPK from the exons ATGGTCGGGTCGAGGCAGGGCATACCTTCGTGGTTAACCGCGGCGGCAGCCACCAGGGTTGATTTCGAAGGAGGCGCCGAAACCATGTTCAAGGATGGTAGAAAACAACCTTCTTCTGCGGCGGTGGAACTTTCTGATGCCAATTTGGGTTTTGGAGAGAGGGCTTTGTCTGCTGCCGGTGCTGCTGTTCTCTCCGCTATCTTAGTTAACCCTCTTGATATCGCCAAG ACTCGGTTGCAAGCACAAGCTGCTGGAGTTCCTTATCAGGGGTTGTGCGGTAGTACATGTTTTGAAACAGCCACG GTATTTCCAGCTCCAAAATATTCTACATCGTGTGAACCCGTGTGTCCTCCGGAATGTGGCCAGTATAAAGGAACACTGGATGTCCTATATAAAATTATACGTCAG GAAGGATTTACAAGACTGTGGAGAGGCACAAATGCTAGCTTAGCATTGGCTATACCAACC GTGGGGATATACTTGCCTTGTTATGATGTCTTTCGTAATTATATGGAAGGTTTCACGACTCAACATTCTCCAAGTTTGACACCATATGTCCCATTAGTGGCAGGATCGGTTGCACGTTCATTAGCTTGTGTTACTTGCTACCCTGTTGAATTGGCAAGGACTCGCATGCAG GCATTCAAAGAAAGCGAAGCTGGTGTGAAGCCTGCAGGAGTTTGGAAAACGCTGCATGAGGTCGTCAACCCTGCAAAGAGCACAAGCTCTCTTCAAAACC CCGTACAAAGATATCGCGTCTTGTGGACTGGCCTTGGAGCACAACTTGCCCGAGATGTTCCATTTTCTGCAATCTGTTGGTCAACCCTTGAGCCA ATCCGGAAAAGACTTCTTGGTCTGATGGGCGATGAAGCCAGTGTGGCCAGCGTTCTCGGGGCAAATTTTTCAGCTGGCTTCGTAGCAGGAAGCCTTGCAGCAGCTGCTACATGTCCATTAGATGTGGCACGAACACGACGACAGATTGAG AATGATCCTTCGAGAGTGTTGAAGATGACCACAAGAAAGACTTTAGTAGAAATATGGAG GGATGGAGGAATGAAGGGGCTGTTCACAGGAGTAGGTCCACGAGTTGGCCGTGCTGGTCCTTCGGTTGGAATAGTTGTATCTTGCTATGAAGTGGTCAAGTACACTATAAATCAGAGAAGACTCAAAAGCAATCCAAAGTAG